A single genomic interval of Musa acuminata AAA Group cultivar baxijiao chromosome BXJ3-4, Cavendish_Baxijiao_AAA, whole genome shotgun sequence harbors:
- the LOC135586713 gene encoding lipid phosphate phosphatase 2-like isoform X2 — translation MPDIQLGVHTLRSHGTKVARFHMHDWIILILLAIIDGCLNLIEPYHRFVGKDMMTDLRYPLKSNTVPFWAVPLIAILLPFAIIIGIYFKRRNVYDLHNAILGLLFSVLITGVITDAIKDAVGRPRPDFFWRCFPDGNDIYNNVTTEVICHGEKGIIKEGHKSFPSGHSSWSFAGLGFLAWYLAGKIQAFDRRGHVAKLCIVFLPLLCASLVAISRVDDYWHHWQDVFAGGFLGLVVSSFCYLQFFPPPYHLDGWLPHASLHTMADTRNEVQLQSTTNSLQSRPSVIDTVYVASEGQNGIHMRDTSAIMDSMEAGWRH, via the exons ATGCCAGATATCCAGTTAGGAGTTCACACATTGCGATCCCATGGAACCAAAGTTGCAAGATTTCATATGCATGACTGGATTATACTCATACTCCTCGCTATAATAGATGGATGCTTAAATCTTATAGAACCTTATCATCGGTTTGTGGGAAAAGACATGATGACAGATCTGAGGTATCCATTGAAAAGCAACACAGTGCCATTTTGGGCTGTTCCG TTAATCGCCATTCTGTTACCTTTTGCGATTATTATTGGCATATACTTCAAAAGGAGGAATGTGTATGATTTGCATAATGCCATACTAG GCTTGCTTTTTTCGGTGCTTATAACTGGAGTCATAACTGATGCAATAAAGGATGCTGTTGGCCGACCAAGGCCAGATTTCTTCTGGCGCTGTTTTCCTGATGGAAATGAT ATCTACAACAATGTGACGACAGAAGTTATATGCCATGGGGAAAAGGGCATAATCAAAGAAGGGCACAAGAGTTTTCCAAGTGGACATTCGTCGT GGTCTTTTGCGGGTCTAGGTTTCTTAGCATGGTATCTAGCAGGGAAAATCCAGGCTTTTGATCGTAGGGGCCATGTCGCAAAGCTATGCATTGTATTTCTTCCTCTACTTTGTGCATCCCTTGTGGCAATTTCTCGCGTCGACGATTACTGGCACCATTGGCAAGATGTCTTTGCAGGAGGATTTCTAG GATTGGTAGTCAGTTCATTTTGTTATCTGCAATTCTTTCCACCCCCTTATCATCTAGACG GTTGGTTGCCCCATGCATCCTTGCACACGATGGCTGATACTAGAAACGAGGTTCAGCTGCAGTCGACTACGAATTCTCTTCAGTCAAGGCCATCGGTGATTGACACTGTTTATGTTGCATCTGAGGGTCAGAATGGAATCCACATGAGAGACACAAGCGCAATTATGGACTCAATGGAAGCCGGTTGGAGGCATTGA
- the LOC135635846 gene encoding protein PLASTID MOVEMENT IMPAIRED 2-like, which translates to MCSNAKPMANKLERQSMKQAKDHESMVQELEKVKLELSRLKLDVASASEAKADAEKEATASALRAVCVLHSVEELRKQIDESDEEHALVELARIEAEREHREIEARRVAEAAEFSNRVDAARKTFDDLNQETIHHEELQMKLNITQSSISLLQAELESVRAKDKNKKKKKKEEQERSWRSSSLDAAKAELLAAKEELDLVKEEGFKFMNSMDLIRKELDRIAQETRQLEKLEKKAESSVLRLDSNLLKAKTKLEATTAAEERATTMASKLSTTLNQLQAETEAAQKETQLIGQEAIGVRSQIANTDSEISSAEEKLQAVVQELRAAKASEATAFEKLKSVTKQTTTRVRASLTQCSASIPISETEHDYLVSNAAAAQVVSSKKVAAAQAWMEALTDRERNARVKAELIEKELRELKAVEVRELHETQRSVFARRSLEEDLNRLMKQIEKEDEQLSEEKPRKAVLPRSRSIKIRRIPSSPGAPRQVRSPLIVIKKRTKVMPNLVRFLRDGRGRRT; encoded by the coding sequence atGTGTTCAAATGCCAAACCAATGGCTAACAAATTAGAGCGTCAATCCATGAAGCAAGCAAAGGATCATGAGTCGATGGTACAGGAACTAGAAAAGGTGAAGCTTGAACTCAGCCGGCTGAAGCTTGACGTCGCCTCCGCATCGGAGGCAAAGGCCGATGCCGAGAAGGAAGCTACAGCCTCGGCTCTGCGAGCCGTGTGCGTTCTTCACTCGGTGGAGGAGCTCAGAAAGCAGATAGACGAATCAGACGAAGAGCATGCGTTGGTCGAGCTTGCTCGGATCGAGGCCGAAAGGGAGCACCGAGAAATAGAAGCTCGAAGAGTCGCCGAGGCCGCAGAGTTCTCCAACAGAGTCGACGCTGCCAGGAAGACATTCGACGATCTTAACCAAGAAACCATCCACCATGAGGAACTCCAGATGAAGCTTAACATCACCCAATCATCCATCAGCCTGTTGCAGGCAGAACTGGAGTCGGTTCGAGCGAAGgacaagaataagaagaagaagaagaaggaagaacaaGAACGTTCATGGCGCAGTTCCTCCTTGGATGCTGCCAAAGCCGAACTTTTGGCAGCAAAAGAAGAATTGGATTTGGTCAAGGAAGAGGGGTTTAAGTTCATGAACTCGATGGATCTCATCAGAAAGGAGTTGGATCGGATTGCCCAAGAGACTCGTCAGCTGGAGAAACTAGAGAAGAAAGCAGAATCCAGTGTTCTTCGGCTCGACTCCAACCTTCTGAAAGCCAAGACTAAGTTGGAAGCCACGACAGCGGCTGAGGAGAGGGCTACAACCATGGCTTCCAAACTCTCCACCACACTGAACCAACTCCAAGCGGAGACAGAAGCAGCACAGAAGGAGACACAACTGATTGGCCAAGAGGCTATCGGTGTCCGAAGCCAAATCGCCAACACCGACTCGGAGATCAGCTCAGCGGAGGAGAAACTGCAGGCGGTGGTGCAGGAGCTACGCGCGGCTAAAGCATCAGAAGCGACGGCGTTCGAGAAGCTGAAGAGTGTCACCAAGCAAACCACCACGAGGGTTAGAGCTTCCTTAACTCAATGCAGCGCCAGCATACCCATCTCCGAGACCGAGCACGACTACCTGGTGAGCAACGCAGCAGCAGCCCAAGTGGTCTCGAGTAAGAAGGTGGCAGCGGCTCAGGCATGGATGGAAGCGTTGACGGACAGAGAGAGGAACGCGCGGGTGAAGGCGGAGCTCATCGAGAAGGAGTTGCGGGAGCTCAAAGCGGTGGAAGTGCGGGAACTTCACGAGACGCAACGGTCGGTGTTTGCCAGGAGATCCTTAGAAGAGGATCTAAACCGACTGATGAAACAGATCGAGAAAGAAGATGAACAGCTTTCGGAAGAGAAACCAAGGAAAGCCGTATTGCCAAGGTCAAGAAGCATCAAGATAAGACGGATTCCATCATCGCCGGGGGCTCCTCGACAGGTTCGTTCCCCGTTGATTGTGATCAAGAAGAGGACGAAGGTGATGCCCAATCTGGTACGGTTTCTCAGGGATGGAAGAGGCCGCAGGACGTGA
- the LOC135586713 gene encoding lipid phosphate phosphatase 2-like isoform X1: MSLYIRTTDPNRFDFLLCGLRSLRSSLCLPLTQPTFCCSITCCRVPCRGGGGGGDGWTHTLYFGKRSAKMPDIQLGVHTLRSHGTKVARFHMHDWIILILLAIIDGCLNLIEPYHRFVGKDMMTDLRYPLKSNTVPFWAVPLIAILLPFAIIIGIYFKRRNVYDLHNAILGLLFSVLITGVITDAIKDAVGRPRPDFFWRCFPDGNDIYNNVTTEVICHGEKGIIKEGHKSFPSGHSSWSFAGLGFLAWYLAGKIQAFDRRGHVAKLCIVFLPLLCASLVAISRVDDYWHHWQDVFAGGFLGLVVSSFCYLQFFPPPYHLDGWLPHASLHTMADTRNEVQLQSTTNSLQSRPSVIDTVYVASEGQNGIHMRDTSAIMDSMEAGWRH; the protein is encoded by the exons ATGTCTTTATATATACGTACAACAGACCCAAATAGATTTGATTTCCTTCTTTGCGGCTTGCGTAGTCTCAGGAGTAGTTTATGTCTTCCGCTGACCCAACCCACCTTCTGTTGCTCCATTACCTGTTGTAGAGTTCcttgcagaggaggaggaggaggaggtgacggCTGGACACATACTTTGTATTTCGGCAAGAGATCG GCAAAAATGCCAGATATCCAGTTAGGAGTTCACACATTGCGATCCCATGGAACCAAAGTTGCAAGATTTCATATGCATGACTGGATTATACTCATACTCCTCGCTATAATAGATGGATGCTTAAATCTTATAGAACCTTATCATCGGTTTGTGGGAAAAGACATGATGACAGATCTGAGGTATCCATTGAAAAGCAACACAGTGCCATTTTGGGCTGTTCCG TTAATCGCCATTCTGTTACCTTTTGCGATTATTATTGGCATATACTTCAAAAGGAGGAATGTGTATGATTTGCATAATGCCATACTAG GCTTGCTTTTTTCGGTGCTTATAACTGGAGTCATAACTGATGCAATAAAGGATGCTGTTGGCCGACCAAGGCCAGATTTCTTCTGGCGCTGTTTTCCTGATGGAAATGAT ATCTACAACAATGTGACGACAGAAGTTATATGCCATGGGGAAAAGGGCATAATCAAAGAAGGGCACAAGAGTTTTCCAAGTGGACATTCGTCGT GGTCTTTTGCGGGTCTAGGTTTCTTAGCATGGTATCTAGCAGGGAAAATCCAGGCTTTTGATCGTAGGGGCCATGTCGCAAAGCTATGCATTGTATTTCTTCCTCTACTTTGTGCATCCCTTGTGGCAATTTCTCGCGTCGACGATTACTGGCACCATTGGCAAGATGTCTTTGCAGGAGGATTTCTAG GATTGGTAGTCAGTTCATTTTGTTATCTGCAATTCTTTCCACCCCCTTATCATCTAGACG GTTGGTTGCCCCATGCATCCTTGCACACGATGGCTGATACTAGAAACGAGGTTCAGCTGCAGTCGACTACGAATTCTCTTCAGTCAAGGCCATCGGTGATTGACACTGTTTATGTTGCATCTGAGGGTCAGAATGGAATCCACATGAGAGACACAAGCGCAATTATGGACTCAATGGAAGCCGGTTGGAGGCATTGA
- the LOC135635847 gene encoding WD repeat-containing protein GTS1-like: MEADAAMEDEAEAAAPSPSSKRLALKNSIQTNFGDDYVFQIAANQEISNLAVSLSTNTIKLYSPITGQYFGECRGHSGTIHEISFPEPLSPQAICSCSSDGTIRTWDIRTFNQVSLLRANSSQEIYSFCYGGSSGNLLVGGCNAQIYFWDWRNGKQVACLEESHMEDVTQVRFVPNQQNKLISASVDGLLCLFDTSGHIDDDDHLESVMNVETSIAKIGFFGRMNQKFWCLTHIETLSIWDLKDTRREVNFEDARSLASEKWNLDHIDYFVDCHYSDIDDRLWVIGGTASGTLGYFPISPDHAGTIDFAEAILEGGHAGVVRSVLPASNTHCTIAKKGIFGWTGGEDGRLCCWLSDESLEAKRSWISNSLVMRSHKARSKRHHPY; the protein is encoded by the exons ATGGAGGCTGATGCAGCGATGGAAGATGAGGCGGAGGCCGCTGCTCCATCGCCCTCCTCGAAGCGTCTCGCTCTCAAGAACTCTATCCAGACCAACTTCGGCGACGACTACGTCTTCCAGATCGCTGCCAA CCAGGAGATCTCAAATTTGGCTGTGTCCTTGTCTACAAATACAATCAAACTTTACTCTCCAATAACTGGACAGTATTTTGGTGAGTGTAGAGGCCACAGTGGTACAATCCATGAAATTTCTTTTCCAGAACCATTGTCACCACAGGCAATTTGTTCTTGTTCATCTGATGGCACTATTAGAACATGGGATATCAGGACATTCAATCAG GTTTCTCTGTTAAGAGCTAATTCCTCTCAAGAAATATATAGCTTTTGCTATGGTGGATCAAGTGGTAACCTACTTGTTGGTGGATGCAATGCTCAG ATATACTTTTGGGATTGGAGAAATGGAAAGCAGGTTGCTTGCTTGGAGGAATCCCATATGGAAGATGTGACACAA GTACGATTTGTTCCGAATCAACAAAACAAGCTCATTTCCGCTTCAGTTGATGGTTTGTTGTGTCTCTTCGACACCAGTGGACatattgatgatgatgatcatttGGAATCT GTGATGAACGTGGAAACTTCTATTGCAAAAATAGGTTTCTTTGGAAGGATGAATCAAAAGTTTTGGTGTTTGACACATATTGAGACGTTGAG CATCTGGGATTTGAAAGACACAAGAAGAGAAGTAAATTTTGAAGATGCTCGGTCATTGGCTTCGGAGAAATGGAATTTGGATCAT atCGATTACTTTGTTGATTGCCATTACTCTGATATTGATGACCGACTATGGGTGATTGGTGGCACGGCGTCTGGCACGCTCGGCTACTTCCCAATTAGCCCTGATCATGCAGGAACCATCGATTTCGCTGAAGCTATTCTCGAAGGTGGCCATGCAGGGGTTGTGAGAAGTGTCTTGCCTGCTTCAAACACTCATTGCACAATTGCAAAAAAGGGCATCTTTGGCTGGACCGGAGGCGAAGATGGCCGCCTATGTTGTTGGTTATCTGATGAATCATTGGAGGCAAAACGATCATGGATTTCAAATTCCCTTGTCATGAGGTCACACAAAGCCCGAAGCAAACGACATCATCCGTATTGA